A genomic window from Lotus japonicus ecotype B-129 chromosome 1, LjGifu_v1.2 includes:
- the LOC130727604 gene encoding protein NONRESPONDING TO OXYLIPINS 2, mitochondrial isoform X1 — MASRYRSFSQPAMSLIKSTITKPTTNPKPSPFLFKTRSSSSSTRSVAELGCVQSLLPLHSAVSSARLTSCLGIDSRTSRSLSQGMLCSANPGV, encoded by the exons ATGGCTTCTCGTTACAGATCATTCTCGCAACCAGCAATGTCCCTCATCAAATCCACCATCACCAAACCCACCACCAATCCCAAGCCTTCACCATTCCTCTTCAAAAcccgttcttcttcttcttctacgaG GTCGGTTGCTGAGCTCGGTTGCGTGCAGTCGCTGCTTCCCCTGCACTCTGCGGTGTCGTCAGCTCGCCTCACCTCTTGTCTCGGCATTGATTCGAGGACCTCGAGGTCGTTGTCTCAGGGTATGCTCTGCAGTGCCAACCCCGGAGTTTGA
- the LOC130727605 gene encoding GATA transcription factor 9, producing MEAHEEFFSPQFPSDTTTTTNINNATAAAADQFIVEDLFDFSNDDATFDDSLPANSTEGSPPPLDSTTTTTTTTTNSNFLHDISPRNSADGNFSGDLSVPYDELAELEWLSKFAEESFSSEDLQKMQLISGMKVPNDAASQTHDEPTGPLFSPPVSVPAKARSKRSRGPPCNWTSRLLVLSPSTTPTSSSASDSDTTAAPALVPTAVKKPAALRKRDADVGDGRRCLHCATDKTPQWRTGPMGPKTLCNACGVRYKSGRLVPEYRPAASPTFMLTKHSNSHRKVLELRRQKEMMKAQQQQLLQMQHHQSMMFDASSNGDDYLIHQHVAGPDFSHLI from the exons ATGGAGGCACACGAAGAGTTTTTCTCTCCACAATTCCCCTccgacaccaccaccaccaccaacattaACAACGCCACCGCTGCTGCCGCCGACCAATTCATCGTGGAGGACCTCTTCGACTTCTCCAATGATGATGCCACCTTCGATGACTCtctccctgccaactccaccgAGGGTTCTCCTCCCCCTCTtgactccaccaccaccaccaccaccaccaccaccaattcCAATTTCCTCCACGACATTTCCCCCCGGAATTCCGCCGACGGCAATTTCTCCGGCGACCTCTCCGTCCCG TATGATGAACTTGCGGAGCTGGAATGGCTATCCAAATTTGCCGAGGAATCATTTTCAAGTGAGGACTTGCAGAAGATGCAACTGATATCTGGAATGAAAGTGCCAAATGATGCAGCATCGCAGACCCATGATGAGCCCACCGGCCCACTCTTCAGCCCGCCCGTGTCGGTTCCTGCAAAAGCCCGCAGCAAGCGGTCTCGTGGCCCACCCTGCAACTGGACTTCACGCTTACTTGTCCTTTCTCCATCCACCACTCCAACATCCTCCTCCGCCTCTGACTCTGACACCACTGCCGCCCCCGCCCTCGTGCCGACGGCGGTGAAAAAGCCCGCCGCACTGAGAAAGAGGGATGCTGACGTAGGCGATGGCCGTAGGTGTCTGCATTGCGCTACAGACAAGACCCCACAGTGGCGAACTGGGCCCATGGGCCCGAAGACGCTGTGTAATGCTTGCGGCGTCAGGTACAAGTCAGGCCGCCTCGTGCCTGAATACAGGCCCGCAGCGAGCCCGACTTTTATGCTGACGAAGCACTCCAACTCGCACCGCAAGGTGCTCGAGCTGCGGCGCCAGAAGGAGATGATGAAGGCTCAGCAGCAACAATTGCTCCAAATGCAACATCACCAGAGCATGATGTTTGATGCGTCATCCAACGGTGACGATTACCTGATCCATCAACACGTGGCGGGCCCTGATTTCTCGCACCTAATCTAA
- the LOC130727604 gene encoding protein NONRESPONDING TO OXYLIPINS 2, mitochondrial isoform X2, with protein sequence MASRYRSFSQPAMSLIKSTITKPTTNPKPSPFLFKTRSSSSSTRSVAELGCVQSLLPLHSAVSSARLTSCLGIDSRTSRSLSQEMGLSTPR encoded by the exons ATGGCTTCTCGTTACAGATCATTCTCGCAACCAGCAATGTCCCTCATCAAATCCACCATCACCAAACCCACCACCAATCCCAAGCCTTCACCATTCCTCTTCAAAAcccgttcttcttcttcttctacgaG GTCGGTTGCTGAGCTCGGTTGCGTGCAGTCGCTGCTTCCCCTGCACTCTGCGGTGTCGTCAGCTCGCCTCACCTCTTGTCTCGGCATTGATTCGAGGACCTCGAGGTCGTTGTCTCAGG AAATGGGTCTCAGCACACCGCGATAA